The Phormidium sp. PBR-2020 DNA segment CAGTTTTTGCAGGCCATCGCCTATGCGGCTCCCTGGCCGCCGCGGCTGTTGGTGGTTCCGTTGCTGTTTGAAGCGCAAATGACGGATTTAGTCAGTGACATCTGGGTTGTCTACTGTACCCCGGAGCAACAAAAGGCACGGCTCCAGCAGCGTGATGGTTATGATGAGGCTCAGGTGCGATCGCGCCTTGAGGCTCAGATGCCCCTGTCAGAAAAATGTGAACAGGCTACGCTAGTCTTAGATAATAGCGGGCCGGCAACACAATGGCAGCAGCAAATTAAACAATGGTTGCAACAAGTTGAGCGAGTCGAGCAGTGACGATGACGGTTAAACTTTGGACGGGTTTCATGAGTTCGTTAGTGGTACTGGCGGGAAGTCTGGTTCTGAATGGGGAACCCTCCGCTACCGCCATGTCTGTGGAGATGTCCTCTGACATGAGGCTGACTCGCCGACGTCGAGCCTCGGAGTTAATCTCGGAGGCGGAGCGCAAGGTGATGCGGGGAGAGGTGATTGAAGCTGTTAGCCTTTATAACGAGGCGGAGGCCCTGAGTCTCCATTTTGAGGTGGGGGCCCAGTCCTGGAATCTCCTCTGTTGGTATGGCAGTTTATGGGATCAAGCTGAGGCGGTTCTCAAGGCCTGTAATCGAGCGGTGGAGATGGAACCAGATAATGTGGAGATTCGCGATAGTCGCGGCTTAGCTCGGGCATTACTGGGGGATTATGAGGGGGCGATCGATGATTTTCAAGCCTTTGTACAAGAAACAGATCATGAGGGTCGTCGTTTCCAACGGCAAAACTGGATTGAGATGTTACGAGCGGATGAAAACCCCTTTACTCCCTCAGTTTTGCGGATGTTATTTGTAGATTAGTCTCCTGCTTAAAACCCATGCAGACTGAATAATTAGGACTACCGGAGTGGTTCATGACAACAGATGTTGAGAGTTCTATTTCACCCCTATCTCCGTCGAGCGATCGCCCCTTGGTGCGCTTTGAAGATATCTATAAAATCTATGGTTCAGGAAATACGGAGGTTCGCGCCTTAGATGGGGTGAGTTTTTGTATTCATCCTGGGGAGTATTGCGCCATTATGGGCCCCTCCGGCTCAGGAAAATCGACAGCGATGAATGTGATTGGCTGTTTAGATCGCCCCAGTCGGGGTCAGTATTACTTAGATGGGGTGAATGTGGCCGGGTTTGATGAACGTCATCTGGCCCAGGTTCGTAATCGTAAGTTGGGGTTTGTCTTTCAACAGTTTCATCTGTTACCCCAAATCAGCGCCTTAGAGAACGTCATGTTACCCATGGTGTATGCCGGGGTTCCCCATGGAGAACGGGTTGAACGAGCCACAGAGGCTCTGATTCGGGTGGGATTACAGGATCGCCTTCATAATAAACCCACGCAACTGTCTGGGGGACAACAGCAACGGGTGGCCATCGCACGGGCCATTGTCAATCGTCCGGTTTTGCTGCTGGCCGATGAACCGACGGGAGCCTTAGATACGCACACGACGGATGAAGTCATGGGGATTTTTGCTCAACTCAACGAGTCAGGAATTACCATTGTCATGGTGACGCATGAACCGGAAGTGGCAGAACGAACCGAGCGCATCATTTGGTTTCGGGATGGCAAAGTTCAGTAGGGAGTTTACGGATTAATAGCAACCGCCACCGTACTATTAGAAGAAGCTCGTTTGTACTTTTTTTGAATATCATGGACACCCATGAAATTTTGCGGCATCTCGCGGACTGTTATCGTCAACAGGGTGATAATCAGCGGGCGATCGCCTACTATCATCGTAGCCTGGAGCATAACTCGAATCTAGGCCTCGGTTCTGCAAGCCAACATCGGCAATGGGGAGATTGGTTGATGAGGGTGCAACAATGGCAGAGGGCCATTGATGCCTATGAACGTTCCTTGACCCTCGAACCGGATAATTTTCAGACACTCTATCAGCAAGCGGCCTGTTTTTCCCAGTTGGGCGATCGCGCTGCCATGGTACGACTCTATTTAAAAAGTATTCCCCTTAATCCAGATTTTCCCTGGTATTATTATCCCCTATTTTGGCAATCCTTAAAGCATGAAAACAAGGTTCCCGAGGCGATCGCACAATTTCAAAAAACACTCACGCAATTTCCCCAATCCCTAAATGTCTATATCAACCTAGGGGATGCTCTCTCCTTACAAAATCAAACCAAGGCAGCGATTAGCTATTACCAAAAAGGGGTCAAACTGATGTATCCCCAATTAGAAAAAATCACCCTTAATCACACCTCAGATAAACCAAACTCCCATCAATCCCAGACCTTTGACCCCACAGCCAGCATCAATTTTATGATTCTCGGCGTGCAAAAAGCGGGAACCAGCTCTTTATACGCCTATCTGAGTCAACACCCTCAAATTTTGCCCCCGTTACGGAAAGAACTTGAGTTTTGGTCTTGGAAATTTTACCAGGGACTGGATTGGTATTTATCCCAATTTCCCATCGGGAGATACTCTTGTGGCAAACCCATTCAGGATTATCAAACCGGGGAAGCCTGTCCCAACTATTTCGACTTTCCAGAAACCCCAGAACGGTTAGCGCGTCATTGTCCCACAACCAAGTTTATCATTCTCTTGCGAAATCCTGTAGATCGGGCAATTTCTCATTATCACCATTGGCGAAAAATCCATCAAGAATCGTTATCCTTAGAGGACGCATTCGAGATGAACCTCAAAAATCTCAGTCCTAATTCTCCCTATAGCGGTGTTCCTAAAAACTATTTAGAGCGAGGACTCTATGCCAACCATCTCAGACGATGGTTTTCCTATTTTCCGAGAGAGAGATTTTTAATTTTAAAGAGTGAACGCTTTTACGAGAATCCAGAAGCGACATTAAGGCAAGTTTACGAGTTTTTGGAATTACCACACCAGCCTCTCTCTCACTATCCGAAGTATAATACAGGTGCGTACCCTCCCAGTGATGCCAAAATTCGTGATGTTCTAAATGAATTTTATAAACCCCACAATCAAGACTTAAACAATTTATTAGGTGGAGTGTTTTTCGAGTCATAAATAGCCCTTAACGAAAAAAAAGAACCAGAGAAAAACTAAAAGAGAAAAAATCACCCCTAACTCTGTGTCCTCTGTGACTCTGTGGTTCCCCTCCCCCTCCCCCTCCCCCTCCCCCTCTCCCTCTCCCCCAGAAAAACCACATTATGCTCGTTCCTGGATCACCTGTTCGATCGCCTCAATATCAACCCAAAAATCTTCCGTGAGGACATCAGGATAAAGAAGATTACGGAACACAGAACAGGGGAGATCAGCGCCAACTAAATAATAATGATTTAGTCGCAAATATTGACAAATTGACCAATAGTAGTAGCGGATATAATTGGGAGAAAATAACTCAATCACCGTAGTTTTGGGTTGACAAAATACCAAATTTGTGAGTCCAGCCCCATGAGGAGCAACAATGACCTCAGCATTGGCAAATAATTGTGCTTGTTCTGTGACACTATACTCTTCTAAGGCAGTTACCTGAAAGCCTTGGTGTTGCAGCCGTTGAATGAGCTGGGGTTCATTAATGACGCGACGATACTGGGCCGTTTGGCGACTGATATAGAGTCGTTTGGCCGAGGTGAGGGAAGGTGATGGCTGACTCGGGAGAAACTGCGATCGCAGAAACTCAATGGACTCCCCGCTGGCCCAACCAATCGGGCCCGCGAAACTGGGAACTACCAGGCGGGTGGCTTGCAGATGCGGATGGCGATCGCTCTCCAGAATGCGATCGCCCGGAATCCCGAGCTGTTCCAAGGTTTGCCGCTGAAAGGGTTTGGCAACACTGTTGACATAAAACCAGTCAATCTCCCCCTCGGGGAAGCCACTGCGACGCAAAATCTCCAGACGGGGCAACAGATCCACCATCCAATGAAAATAGACATTAGCCGATAATCCCGTTAGAACCGCCACCGTCCCCTCAATGGGTTCAACTGGGGGGAGTTGAACTCGGTTAAAAATGCGATGTTGGCCAGGATTGAGTTGACGGTTGGGACATCCGGGGAGTTCACCCGGATATTCTCGGGAGAGATCTGCCAACAGGTAATTATCCCTTGTCATGACGGCGATCGCCTCACAGACTTGCCACCAATGGGTTTGAGGCATTGTCCAAACCCGTCCCTGGGCAATCTCAGCGGTAAAGCAATTGCGGTTCAATTGAAGGGGTTTGGCTCCCGGCGGACAGTGATACTGGTTCCGTTGCAAGGCCACCGGGGCGAACTGTTCTTGTAGACGATTGAGACAGGTTTGACAGTTAACTCCCTGACAGTCCTTGAGTTGTTGCCCTGGCGGTTGTGGCGTCTCCGTCAGAGCCATTCCTGGAGAGTCATCTGTCTGCTCTTGGCAAGCCACATCATAACAACGAACTCCCCTAGCTGATGCAGATTGGGTTCGGGGGAGCCATCCTTGAGGAGACTGTTGGGGCAATCTCTTCTGGCGAACCTCCTGTTCTTGTTTCGCCACAACACTGGCCCCCAACCCCTGTCGAGCCAAAACATCCTCGGGCCGGAGTGTCAGACAGAGTTGATAGTAGGTTTGGGCTTCGAAAATTGCCCCATATTCCAAACGGACATCCCCCCAAGCCCGATAAAGTTCTGCAAGAGCATTCTGACACGATTGGACATCTGCCGCTCTCATCAGATGTTGGATGACCCCTTGTCGGGCCAGAACGGCTCGATCATATACATCTGACGGTGGCCCATCTTCCTGGGAAACAATCGGCCCTTGACTGAGGGTTTCGAGCCAGGTTTTGCCATAGTCGGGGAGTTGTGGCAGAAACTCCAACCAGTAGGCGATCGCCTCTGCGGGCCGTTGCAGTTGCAGGGCCATATTGGCACAAGAGCCATAGAGATCTAACTGTTGGGGATTGAGTTTTTGGGCCTGTTTAAAGCAGATGAGAGCGGCGGCGGGTTGTTTGAGGCGATCGAAGAGTTTCCCTAAATCTTCATGAACCCGAGCCTGATGAGGATCGAGGTTTAGGCTTTGTAAATAGTGAGCTAGAGCTTCCTCCAGACGACCCCCGAGGCGATCGCAATGGCCGAGAAGATGATAGAGATCGGCCGAATTGGGGCTGTTCGTCAGGAGTTCTGTCAGGAGAACTCGGGCCTCTTGAAGACGATTTTGTTTCAGCAGGAGGGTGGCTAGATTGCGTTTGGCTTGGGAGCGATCGGGTTGTCGGGCGATCGCCTCGCGATAATAAGAGGCGGCGGTTTGGAGTTGTCCCCACCGTTCATAGAGGGTTCCCAGGTCATTGTAGGCTTTCACATCCTGGGGATTCTGTTCTAGGGCCAGACGATAGTGCTGATAGGCTCTAGCATCGGCTCCCTGATGCAGATAGGCCCGAGCTAAGTTATAGCGAACCGCTTGCCATTGGGGACGCAGCTGTAGGGCCGCCTCATAATAGCGGGCCGCCTGGGGATAGTCCTGTTTGTGATCATAGAGTTGCCCCAGATAGGCATAGGGTTCTGGCCGGAGGCGATCGCAGTCAATGGCTTGCTGGTAGGCTAGCCTGGCCTCTTCAAACTCCGAGTCGGACAACGGTGCAGATGGAGACGTTTTACAATAACTCGAAGTCATTGATCGTCAAATCCGGTAACGTTTCCAGGCGAGCAATGGTCACTTCATCCCCAACAGCGTTGGTGGGATTATAGAACAACTGCCCTGTTGACTGCTCATAAATCAGTCTGGCATCACTAGAGCCATCGGCGAAGTCCGTCACGACAAAGTCCGTCGCCTCTAAACTGTCACCCAAGGCGGTGTAAACATTGCGATCGAGGGCAATTTTATCTCGGCCAGACATAAAGTCAGTAATGGTGTCATTACCAATCTCATCTGGGGTAATGGATAGATTGCCATGACTACTGAAGAGGAAGGTGTCATTACCAATTCCCCCAGTCAGGAGGTTGTTACCGCGATCGCCCGAGAGGACATCATTGCCATCACCGCCAATGAGCGTATCATCCCCTTGACCGCCATAGAGACTGTTACTGCCCCCGCCGGCCATGAGATAGTCATTCCCGGAATGGCCGGCCAGGATATCATTGCCATCCGCACCAATCAGGGTGTTATTACCCTGGCCACCGAGGAGTATATTGTTACCACCACCGCCAAAGAGATAGTCATCGCCAATATCCCCAGAGAGGATATCATCGCCATCGCCGCCGATCAGGGTATCATCACCTCGTCCACCATAAAGGCTATTACTGCCCCCGCCAGCCATGAGGTAATCATTCCCCTGATTACCAAACATCAAGTCATTGCCCTCTCCACCAACGACCGTGTTATTCCCATCTCCACCAGCTAAGGTGTTATTACCGCCTCCCGCAAATAGGTAATCATCGCCGAGATCTCCGGACAATAAATCATCCCCATCACCACCAATTACTGTGTCATTTCCTTGTCCACCATACATGGTGTTGTTGCCACTTCCCCCAACGATATAGTCATTTCCTTCACCACCAAAGATTAAGTCATCTCCATCACCACCAACGACCGTATCATCTCCGGTATCACCGGAGAGGACATTATCGCCACTCCCACCGAGGATATAATCGTTACCTTGACCGCCATACAGGGTATCAGATCCTGATCCACCCACAACGGTGTCGTTGCCTTGTCCACCAAAGATTAGGTTATTTCCTTCACCACCAACAAGGCTATCATCGCCCCCAAAACCAGCGATGGTATCGTCGCCAGCGCCTCCGTAGAGGGTATCTGCCATGCCTGCATCAGCACCGAGTGCCGGGTCAGATCCGAGGATCAGATCATTGTCATCTGTACCATTGAGGCGATTACTTTCATCGGTTTGACCGATGATGTTCAATCCTCCATCTTCGTTTGGTTCAGAACTACTTGGAGTTGTCGGATTTTCGATTAGAGACATACTAGGGTTTCACTCCGGTTATCACACCACACTGGGTTCATAGTCGCCGCTTAATAACATTGAGGAATTTAAAAGCCTCTAAAATAATGTTTCTCAAACGGTGCAATAAAATATCAATCATCTCTTTTTCTGAAGACAATCGATGATGTTCTGGCTTATAAGATGGTATTTTTGACATAAAAGTTTCTGAATTGAATCATGAGTATCTATACAAAATAAGGTGACGTCGAGATAAGCGGTAGAAATAGTAGGTTAGGAGTCCGTGTTATGACTCGCCTCAATGAGGCTTTGAGCTAACCCTGAAGCTTCACTTATCAATTCAGACCATTCGTCCCATTATCCGGATCCTGGCTTCCACCTTTCAGGGGATGTGGGGAAAATCCGGATTGAGTTAACTGCATCCGTATATGCAACTAGCACTCCTGATAGAAGACGGATTACGGCTTATGAGCACCTCTCCCGCCCTGCTGGCCCTGACAGCTCTCTTAGTTCCCGAAGCGGATACGGCTGAGTTAGCCTTGATGCCCCCCGATACCATTCCTCCACCAGCGAGCGAGGCTCAACCGGAATTTCAACCCGAGCTTGAGTCCGATTTGGCCGTCGCATCCTCACGGGCGATCGCCCAACCGGAATCCCAAGTCACCCTAGCTCTCGTTTCAAATACGGGGTCTCTCTTTACCCAATATGTTCGCTTCTATCAGGTCTTATTGCTGAGTTTGGCCCTGTCTCCTATGGCCGCGATGACGGTGTTTGCTCTGTTGCGTCGGCGGGTGGTTCGCTATCTAACGGATGAAGTGCGTCAGGAACTTGAGAGCTTAGGAGACTTAGAAGCGGACTTAGAATCCCGGACGGAACAAGCGGATCAGCTCCTGGAGGATCTCGAACAACGACTGCGGAAGCAAACCTCTGGCAATAGCGATGAGATTGAAACTCTAAGCCAAACCGTTGAAGTGCAACTGGCAGAAATTCAGGAGATGGATGGGTTTCGGGAACAGAGATGGCAAGAGTTGCAAGCTCTGCTCTGGACAATCTATTGCCATCAGGAGTCAGATCGTCACCAACTGGCTGAGCTTACCCCAGAAACCCTCTTAACTCAGTTGAAACTGTCTGAGACGGAGGGAAATGACTCAAGGAATGATTTCCAGGATGATGCAGAGGCTCTACAACTGCTGGATATCCCTGAAGCTCAACTTCTCGAAGACTCTAGCCTCGATATAGAGTCCTCGGAGGCTGTCTGTGATCATCTCCATGAGCCTCAACTCTCACCAGAAGAATCCCATAATGAGTCAGAGGTGGCGGCGGAGGTTGAGTCTAATCTCAATCCTGACTCGCAATCTCCCTCGCAATCTCCATTGCAATCTCCATCGCAATCTCCATTGCAATCTGAAGTTGAGTCTGATGAGAATGCCTCCTCGGCTGAGTCTCAGAACCCCCCTCAAGATGTCCAAGAGACGTTAACCTCTCCTCCTGAGACTCGCGAGGGTTGCTTAGCGATCGCCCGAGATTTAGAAAAACAAGGCTGTTGGGTTGAGGCGATCGCCGCCTATGAACGAGCCTTAACCTATCCCGCTTCCGAGACGGCTGAAACGACCCCAGTTTCTGAACCCGAGCCAGCCGCCACTTCAGAACCCACTTCAGAACCCACTTCAGAACCCACCTCAGAACTCACTCCCCAGACAACCCCAGAGGCTGAGTCTCGCCCCGACTCCGTTAGTTTTGAGCAGTTAAAGCAACAGGCCCAAGAAGAGGGCGATCGCCGTCAATGGGCGGCTTGCATTGAGGCTTGTCAACAGGCTTTAGAGCAGCAGAAAGATGCCCATCTCTATAAACTCTTAGGAAATGCTTTCCAAGCCCTTGGCAACCCCAGTGAGGCTCAGGGGAGTTACCGGGAGGCTCTGCGACTCGATCCTAACTTTGCCGAAGTCTATGCCAATCTCGGCAGTCTCTATGCCCAACAACAGGATTGGGCCAGGGCCATTGAATGTTTCCGGCGGGCCCTACGACTACAACCGCGACTGGCGGCCGCCCATCGTAACTTTGCTAAAGTCTGGGAAAAACTGGGGAATGAACGGGAAGCCTTAAGCTCTTGGCATCAGGCCTTAGATATCGAGCCAAACTGGGCTGAGGGGAAAGAACACCTAATTCTGGGCAACCGCTGGGTGAAACTCGGTCAGTGGCAGATGGCCGAAAGCTGTTATCGTCGGGCGATCGCCCAGGATGCTGATTTACTCGATGCCTGGCATAACCTGGCAGAAGTATTAGCCTATCGCCAACAATGGCAAACGGCCCGAGATACCTACGAGATTATTTTGCAAAAAGACCCCCAGCGGGTGATTTCTCAACTCGGCTATGCTCGTATCCTGGCTAATCTAGAAGCCTGGCCCGAGGCGATCGCCCAATATCACCATCTGGCCGAGGTCGCCCCAGCCCAAGTTTTGGCCCAACATCGCTTTGCCCAACGCCTTAAAGATGCGGGGTTGGTCTCCGAGGCGATCGGTGTCTATCGTCGGGCCTTGCAATTTACCCCGGATAACTTTGAACTGCAATTAGGCCTGGCTGAACTCCTCTGTCAATCGGAAGACTGGGAACCTGGCTTGGAGGCGGCCCACCGAGCAATTACCCTCCATCCCCAAGTTGCCAAAGCCCAATATTATGCTGGACGCTGCCAAGTCGCCTTAGAACAATGGCAAGCCGCCGTTGAACATCTGCAAGAGGCGGTTCGCTTAGATCCTCAATTTTTCTGGTCTCGCTATTTTTGGGGCAAATCTCTCCTGGCCCTGGAACAGTGGCACACTGCCGCTGAGGTCTTAGATGCAGCAATGCCCCTTAATCCGAGTTTTCATTGGGGTTATCTGGAACTGGGACAAGCCTGGATGCAATGTCAGGCCTATGACCAGGCCGTAGTGGCATTCCAACGGGTGTATGAGTTGGCCCCCGACACTCCCTGGCTTGCCAAAAAACTGGCCGATGCCCTACGGGGGCGGGTGTTAGCGGATATGGACCAAGCCGTCACCTGGTATCGCCGGGCGATCGCCGAACATCCCCAGGACTTGGATAATTATCACCGAGCCTTAGACCTGAAATCCAACGACATTGATTTATACGTCCAACTGGCCGACCAACTGGCCCATCAGAACCAAGAAAGTGGGGCCATGACCTTCTATCAAATGGCCTTGCAAATCGAGGGCGATCGGCCCGACATTAAACGGAAACTCGAAGACCTACTCAAAAAAAAAATAACGTAACCCCAACCCCTCCCGCCAAACCGCAAGTTCTCAATCCAGGAGAGGTGACCGGGGAATTGCAACTGGTCACCCCCGATTTTATCTATGGTTGGATCGTCCATACCCAGAACCGAGATCAACCGCTCTGGGTTGACGTTTATATCGGCCCAACCCATCTCGGAACCTATCCCGCCCGAAGCCAGCGGCCAGACATCGCCCGTTATTTCAACAGTCAGGGGTTTCACGGCTTAGAACTAAAAATCCCCCCCTCTATCAATACATCAGAACCCGTTCCCGTTCGCGTGACGCCCCATGGAAGTCAGCAGGATCTCAACGGGTCTCCCATTTGGGTGAAATTAGGCCCTCAAGGACAAAAACAGTCTCTCCCTGCGTCAACCAGCCCTCGACTCCACACCCCGCCTCTCTACCCAATTCCCCAATCCTCTCACCGTCAGCCCCGAATTGCCCTAATTATCCTCAATCGCAACGGGGCCAGTCTCTTACAAGACCTATTTTCCTCCCTACAAGCCCACAACAGCTATAACAACCTAGAACTGATCATCGTCGATCATGGCTCAACGGATGAGAGTCTATTTCTCTGTTATCAGTGGCAAGACCGCTTACCCATCACCCTAATTCCCCGAGGGCAAAACTATAGTTTCTCCGCCTCCAATAATTTCGCCGCGAAACAGACCGACGCTAATTTATTGTTGTTTATTAACAACGATATTAGTTTTTGTCAAGATATTCTCAGCAACTTAGCGCAGATGATGGAGGATGAAACTGTGGGAGTTGTCGGGTTGAAATTACTTGACCAAGTCGATGATGTTAGTTCTCTAACGCCCCCGATTCAACATCTCGGGGTTCAATTTGATTTCTATAATCCCCATACCAGTTTTTCTCCCTTTGAAGTCCGCGAAAATTCCGCTTGGACTGACGTCCTAAATCAGCCGTGGCACGTTCCCGTAGTTACCGGAGCGATGCTACTCTGTCGCCGTCAGGACTTTTTAGACTTGGGAGGCTTTGATGAAACCTATTTTTATGGCTATGAAGATGTTGACCTTTGTTTACGCTATCAACAACAGTTGAACAAAACCGTCATTTGTGCTAATCATCTAACGGCTCAACATCATCGAGGAATTTCTCGATTTAACTCTAAACGTCCTGGCAACTTCCTCACTAAAATTGGCAACAATCGCCAGCACTTAGAAGCCAAATTTGGCTATTATCTCCGTCGTCGTCATTTGGCAGACTTTTTTAATCAAGGCTCTTATTGGACCGGCCAGCCGCTGCGAATTGGCTTTGCGGTTACTGATGCAAATTTAGGGGCTGCTGCCGGAGATTATTTTACTGCCTTGGAATTGGGGGAACAACTCAAAAAACAGTACGATTGGGAGGTATTTTATCTCTCTAAAACCCAGGGCGAGTCTTGGTATGACGTTCATCAACTCGATGTCCTGATTGTGATGCGACAGGACTATGATTTAAGGAAGCTAAAAAATGCCAAACCCCGTTTAATTAAAGTGGCATGGGTTCGCAATTGGTTTGATGCTTGGGCTAAAACTGAATCCATGTCCAACTATGACTGTGTTTGGTCCTCGTCCCAGGCTGGAGTGGATTATCTTCAACATCATCTCAGCAAAACAGTGACACGGCTACCCATTGCCACGAATCCTCAACGTTTTGCAATGGATTTACCCCCTCAGGAGGCGTTCGAGTCCGACTATTGTTTTACGGGCAATTTCTGGACAGTTCCTCGGGAGATTATGACCTGTTTACGGCCTGAGCGTCTTCCCTTTACGTTTGCCCTCTATGGTCATCATTGGCAGGATATCCCGGAGTTTTCGCAGTATTACCGGGGAGCGGTGGAGTATGAGAAACTGCCCATCATTTATCGCTCGACCAAGATTGTGGTGGATGATGCTAATACGGCAACGAAACAATGGGGATCGGTCAATTCTCGGGTGTTTGATGCCCTCGCGGCTGGTGCGTTAGTGGTGACCAATGGCATACTGGGAAATGAGGAAGTTTTTGGGGGATTATTGCCGACGTTTGATTCTCCAGACTCCTTGGAACGGGTCTTACGAAAGTATCTAGAAAATGAGGACTTACGCCAGGAGCATGTGGCTCAATTACGGCAGCAGGTTTTACAACAGGAAACCTATGGTCAGCGGGCAGAAACGGTATTTTTGGCCTTACGGGAGACGATGACCCAACGGTATCGGATTAGTCTGAAGATTGGCGTTCCGAATCAGGATGAATGCCAAGCCTGGGGAGATTATCACTTCGCGGAAGGCTTAAAACGAGAGTTTGAGCGGTTGGGTCATTCGGTTCGCATTGATATTTTAAGGGATTGGTATAATCCCCAGAGTTTTGGCGATGATGTGGTGATTGTCTTACAAGGGTTAAGCCACTATCGCCCTCAACCCCATCATCTGAATCTTCTCTGGCTGATTAGTCATCCTGAGACGATGTCTGTAGAGGACTATGAGGGCTATGATCAGGTGTTTGTGGCCTCAAATGTCTATGGGGAACAGATTAAAGACCAGGTTCGGGTTCCGGTTGAGGTGTTATTGCAATGTACTGATGCGTCCCGGTTTTATCCTGACTCCAGTCTCGGGGAGGTGGCCCCGGAGGTGTTGTTTGTGGGTAACTCTCGCCAGGTGTATCGTCCCATTGTCCGGGATGCGATCGCCGCTGGCTTGGATGTGGCGGTTTATGGAAGCGATTGGGAGTCCTTTTTACCGGAGGCTTACCTACGGGGGACACATATCCCCAATGACGAGTTGCGACGGTATTATACGGCGGCGGG contains these protein-coding regions:
- the coaE gene encoding dephospho-CoA kinase (Dephospho-CoA kinase (CoaE) performs the final step in coenzyme A biosynthesis.) produces the protein MTRATPVIGLTGGIATGKSTIAAYLEQEYHWPLLDADVLAREAVRPGTAVLERIVNRYGEEILHPDGHLNRARLGEKIFGKSQEAQRERRWLEEQIHPWIREQFLQAIAYAAPWPPRLLVVPLLFEAQMTDLVSDIWVVYCTPEQQKARLQQRDGYDEAQVRSRLEAQMPLSEKCEQATLVLDNSGPATQWQQQIKQWLQQVERVEQ
- a CDS encoding tetratricopeptide repeat protein, translating into MTVKLWTGFMSSLVVLAGSLVLNGEPSATAMSVEMSSDMRLTRRRRASELISEAERKVMRGEVIEAVSLYNEAEALSLHFEVGAQSWNLLCWYGSLWDQAEAVLKACNRAVEMEPDNVEIRDSRGLARALLGDYEGAIDDFQAFVQETDHEGRRFQRQNWIEMLRADENPFTPSVLRMLFVD
- a CDS encoding calcium-binding protein yields the protein MSLIENPTTPSSSEPNEDGGLNIIGQTDESNRLNGTDDNDLILGSDPALGADAGMADTLYGGAGDDTIAGFGGDDSLVGGEGNNLIFGGQGNDTVVGGSGSDTLYGGQGNDYILGGSGDNVLSGDTGDDTVVGGDGDDLIFGGEGNDYIVGGSGNNTMYGGQGNDTVIGGDGDDLLSGDLGDDYLFAGGGNNTLAGGDGNNTVVGGEGNDLMFGNQGNDYLMAGGGSNSLYGGRGDDTLIGGDGDDILSGDIGDDYLFGGGGNNILLGGQGNNTLIGADGNDILAGHSGNDYLMAGGGSNSLYGGQGDDTLIGGDGNDVLSGDRGNNLLTGGIGNDTFLFSSHGNLSITPDEIGNDTITDFMSGRDKIALDRNVYTALGDSLEATDFVVTDFADGSSDARLIYEQSTGQLFYNPTNAVGDEVTIARLETLPDLTINDFELL
- a CDS encoding ABC transporter ATP-binding protein encodes the protein MTTDVESSISPLSPSSDRPLVRFEDIYKIYGSGNTEVRALDGVSFCIHPGEYCAIMGPSGSGKSTAMNVIGCLDRPSRGQYYLDGVNVAGFDERHLAQVRNRKLGFVFQQFHLLPQISALENVMLPMVYAGVPHGERVERATEALIRVGLQDRLHNKPTQLSGGQQQRVAIARAIVNRPVLLLADEPTGALDTHTTDEVMGIFAQLNESGITIVMVTHEPEVAERTERIIWFRDGKVQ
- a CDS encoding tetratricopeptide repeat protein produces the protein MDTHEILRHLADCYRQQGDNQRAIAYYHRSLEHNSNLGLGSASQHRQWGDWLMRVQQWQRAIDAYERSLTLEPDNFQTLYQQAACFSQLGDRAAMVRLYLKSIPLNPDFPWYYYPLFWQSLKHENKVPEAIAQFQKTLTQFPQSLNVYINLGDALSLQNQTKAAISYYQKGVKLMYPQLEKITLNHTSDKPNSHQSQTFDPTASINFMILGVQKAGTSSLYAYLSQHPQILPPLRKELEFWSWKFYQGLDWYLSQFPIGRYSCGKPIQDYQTGEACPNYFDFPETPERLARHCPTTKFIILLRNPVDRAISHYHHWRKIHQESLSLEDAFEMNLKNLSPNSPYSGVPKNYLERGLYANHLRRWFSYFPRERFLILKSERFYENPEATLRQVYEFLELPHQPLSHYPKYNTGAYPPSDAKIRDVLNEFYKPHNQDLNNLLGGVFFES
- a CDS encoding DUF563 domain-containing protein, encoding MTSSYCKTSPSAPLSDSEFEEARLAYQQAIDCDRLRPEPYAYLGQLYDHKQDYPQAARYYEAALQLRPQWQAVRYNLARAYLHQGADARAYQHYRLALEQNPQDVKAYNDLGTLYERWGQLQTAASYYREAIARQPDRSQAKRNLATLLLKQNRLQEARVLLTELLTNSPNSADLYHLLGHCDRLGGRLEEALAHYLQSLNLDPHQARVHEDLGKLFDRLKQPAAALICFKQAQKLNPQQLDLYGSCANMALQLQRPAEAIAYWLEFLPQLPDYGKTWLETLSQGPIVSQEDGPPSDVYDRAVLARQGVIQHLMRAADVQSCQNALAELYRAWGDVRLEYGAIFEAQTYYQLCLTLRPEDVLARQGLGASVVAKQEQEVRQKRLPQQSPQGWLPRTQSASARGVRCYDVACQEQTDDSPGMALTETPQPPGQQLKDCQGVNCQTCLNRLQEQFAPVALQRNQYHCPPGAKPLQLNRNCFTAEIAQGRVWTMPQTHWWQVCEAIAVMTRDNYLLADLSREYPGELPGCPNRQLNPGQHRIFNRVQLPPVEPIEGTVAVLTGLSANVYFHWMVDLLPRLEILRRSGFPEGEIDWFYVNSVAKPFQRQTLEQLGIPGDRILESDRHPHLQATRLVVPSFAGPIGWASGESIEFLRSQFLPSQPSPSLTSAKRLYISRQTAQYRRVINEPQLIQRLQHQGFQVTALEEYSVTEQAQLFANAEVIVAPHGAGLTNLVFCQPKTTVIELFSPNYIRYYYWSICQYLRLNHYYLVGADLPCSVFRNLLYPDVLTEDFWVDIEAIEQVIQERA